CTGCGGCGCAGTCGCTCGAGGGTGAGCGGCAATCGATATGTCCAGTTCGTGTCGTTGGTAGTGCCGGGGCGGTTGATGCGCGCGCTCCAGCCGAACATATCCTGGATAGGGATTATCGTAAGCTGCGAGGGTGCGCCGTAGAGCGCCTCGAGAATCGCAAAGCGCGCATCATGGTCGAGCATCCGGCGCGGATTGGCGCGCTCGGCGATGCCGAGAGCCTGGACCAATTGTTCGCGTTCGCTGACTTTCTGTTCTCGCCACCAGAGGGTCACCGGTTCCGTGTCATGCGTGCCTGTGGTCGCGAGAGACAGTTCAGGATACGTCGAGGGGTTCAGGTAATGCTCGTCGGGCTGACCCCAATTCGTTTTTTCCCACTGCATCACCTTGTAGCCCGGTACTCCGAGGCCGGTGAGCGACACACGGACCCAGGGCGGCACGGTGCCAAGATCCTCGGCGATGATTTCGGTCGCACCGGCTTCTTCCTTGATTGCGCGCATGACGAATTCGCCCTGGCCGAGTTGATGATCCTCGCCCGCGGGCGCGAACTCACCGGGCGCATCCGGATCGGAGCCGAAGTTGAACGTGCGGTAGAGGCCGACGACGTGGTCGATACGGATGAGGTCGAACATCTTGGCCGCATGACGGGCGCGCGTGCGCAGCAGCTTGTAGCCGCCTTCGCCCATCTTCCACCAGTTTGGCAATGGCAGGCCCCAGCGCTGGCCCTTGGGATTGAAGCCATCGGGAGGAGCACCGACGCTGCGCGTCAAATCGAAATCCTCCTGATGCTGCCAGACCTCGGCGCTGTCGCGCCCCGGCGAGAAGGCAAGATCGCCGCCGATGCTGACTCCCCGCTCCTGCGCGTAGGCGCGAACCTCGCTCCACTGTCGATGCGCGATGAATTGCCAGTAGGCGTACATCTGGACCTGGTCGTTGAGCTCGGCGCGCGCGGCATTGAGCGCAGACGGCTCGCGCTTGGCGAGCTCCGCCGGCCAGGTTTCCCATGCCGCCCAGTTAAACCGCTCCTTGAGCGCGCGGAACAACACGTAGTCATTAATCCAGTCGGCGTTCTCTGCGACGAAGCGATCGATCTCCTCGCCTTCGGTACGTCCGCCTCGCGCCCGCGTCGCGCGATACGCCCGCCCCAGCAGCGTCAACTTTTCCCGGCGTGTGATCGCTCGCGCCACCACGCGCCCGCGTCCGACCGCGTCGCGCGCACGACCCTGCATGACACGCCCAACGCCAGGCAGACCCTGCACGCCGATGTACATCGGATCGACGGCCATGACGCTCATCGCAGTGTATGGACTCAGGTCGTCTGGGCCGGTCTCGTCGATTGGCAGGAGCTGGATCACTCGATGGCCCATCGCGAGCGCGAAATCGATCATCGCAGGGAGGCCTTGAATGTCTCCGCGCCCGAGATCGTTTTTGGTTCGAATCGAAAAAAGAGGGATCAGGACTCCAGCGGACCGCGGCAGCATCGATATCTATCCCGGGTGCTGCCCGCTTTAAGTGGGTGAGGCAGCTTCAATCTATTTTGGGGTGCTCGCGAGTTGAACGCTAGACCTCCACGCGAGCATCGAGACGCCAGACGCGCGCGTTGCGAATCGTCGCCTCCTCGTCGCGGACCAGCTCGCGCCCGATTGGCGAGCGGTAGGCATCGCGAAGCGCCTCCAGCGAATCAAAGGTCAAGATCGCGATGCGATAGCGGTCTGCGTTCTTCGGGTCGAGCTTACCGATGATGTAATTGCGCAGACCCGGTAGGCGCCGCGCGATATGCGTGTGCGTATCGAGGTAATGCCGCTCAGCAGCTTCTTTGCCGGCATTCTGCTCGAGATCGAACTCGGCTGCCATCACAAAGCAGGGCTGATGCGGCTTACGCGAATCGAACGGCACGATCGTTTCCGCATCGATGGTGCGATAGCGCAGATCTTTGAGATGCGCCTGCGTATCGGCCCTGAGCGGCGGCATCAAATCTGACTTGGCGCCGGTCGCCGAAATCTCGGCACTCTCGTACCCGAGAATCGCGGCGCGAAAGACTTCGGGCTTGACGCCGTTCACGGGCTTCGTGTGGCCGGTGTAATAGAACTTGAGCCCCGGCATCTGCCTGGCGAGGCCGACGTGATGGCCGAGATAGTTGCGCTCCTCGGCTTCGAGATCGCTCGACTGAAAATTGAACGCGACGAAGTTTATGAACATCGCGATGCCTCCTCAGATCACGTAGCCGCCGTTGGGGCTGATGATTTGCCCGACCATGAACTTCGATTCGTCGCACGAAAGATAAAGTGCCGCCGCCGCGATATCGGAGGGATCGCCGAAGCGCCCGGCCGGCGTGGCCGAGATGATCTGATCGCGCATCGCAGGCTCGATCGGCGCCGTCATCGGCGTTTCGATAAATCCCGGCGCGATGCAGTTGACCAGCACATTGTGGGTCACGACTTCGCGCGCGACTGACTTGGTGAACGAGATGATCCCGCCCTTGGCCGCGCAGTAGGCCGCCGCGAACGGCAGTCCGGTCGTGCCCGCGATCGAGCCGAGGTTGACGATCCGGCCCGAGCGCTTCGGCACCATCACCTTGAGCGCCTCGCGCGTGCAGTAAAACGTCGAGTAGAGATGCGTCCGCACCATCTTGTCGAAGTCTTCATCGGGCACGTCCCAGGTCTGGAAGAACTCGTTGCCCTCGCGCGTGCGTCCGATACCGGCGTTGTTGATCAGCACGTCGATCGTGCCCCACGCGCCGATGAAGTCGGCGAACATCTTTTTCACCGCCACACTGCTCGATACGTCGGCGACGAACGGCTTGGCGACCCCGCCCATGCGCTCGATCTCGGTCACGACGTTTTGCGCCGATTCCGGCCGCACGTCGTTGACGCCGATTTTCGCGCCCTCGCGCGCGAACGTCAGCCCCATCTCGCGCCCGAGGCCCGAGCCGCCGCCGGTGATCAGTACAATCTTGTCTTTCAGTTTCATTCCGCTTGCTCCTGGTCGATTCTGGTTTTCCGCTCAGGCCTTGGTCTTGGATTCGCGGAGTTGACGTTTCCAGTCGAGGCGCCGCGCCTCGGCGCCCGCAGCCTCGGCTTCCTTAATCATGTTTTTCTTCTGATAGAACATGCTGAGGTTGGTGAACGCCAGGATGTCCTCCGGATCCTGCTCGATATGCTTCTTGGTCAGCTCGATCGCCATGTCGATATCGCCCTTGGCCTGGTAGCACATCGTGAGGCCGTGCAGGGCGTCGGTGTAGCCGGGATCGATTTC
The nucleotide sequence above comes from Candidatus Binataceae bacterium. Encoded proteins:
- a CDS encoding tetratricopeptide repeat protein, translated to MPDKEELYDEAIDAFADDEYDKAIELYQQALEIDPGYTDALHGLTMCYQAKGDIDMAIELTKKHIEQDPEDILAFTNLSMFYQKKNMIKEAEAAGAEARRLDWKRQLRESKTKA
- a CDS encoding SDR family NAD(P)-dependent oxidoreductase, with the protein product MKLKDKIVLITGGGSGLGREMGLTFAREGAKIGVNDVRPESAQNVVTEIERMGGVAKPFVADVSSSVAVKKMFADFIGAWGTIDVLINNAGIGRTREGNEFFQTWDVPDEDFDKMVRTHLYSTFYCTREALKVMVPKRSGRIVNLGSIAGTTGLPFAAAYCAAKGGIISFTKSVAREVVTHNVLVNCIAPGFIETPMTAPIEPAMRDQIISATPAGRFGDPSDIAAAALYLSCDESKFMVGQIISPNGGYVI
- the malQ gene encoding 4-alpha-glucanotransferase is translated as MLPRSAGVLIPLFSIRTKNDLGRGDIQGLPAMIDFALAMGHRVIQLLPIDETGPDDLSPYTAMSVMAVDPMYIGVQGLPGVGRVMQGRARDAVGRGRVVARAITRREKLTLLGRAYRATRARGGRTEGEEIDRFVAENADWINDYVLFRALKERFNWAAWETWPAELAKREPSALNAARAELNDQVQMYAYWQFIAHRQWSEVRAYAQERGVSIGGDLAFSPGRDSAEVWQHQEDFDLTRSVGAPPDGFNPKGQRWGLPLPNWWKMGEGGYKLLRTRARHAAKMFDLIRIDHVVGLYRTFNFGSDPDAPGEFAPAGEDHQLGQGEFVMRAIKEEAGATEIIAEDLGTVPPWVRVSLTGLGVPGYKVMQWEKTNWGQPDEHYLNPSTYPELSLATTGTHDTEPVTLWWREQKVSEREQLVQALGIAERANPRRMLDHDARFAILEALYGAPSQLTIIPIQDMFGWSARINRPGTTNDTNWTYRLPLTLERLRRSKAIQAQIAALRQIAERSNRFAAETPAKS
- a CDS encoding EthD family reductase, yielding MFINFVAFNFQSSDLEAEERNYLGHHVGLARQMPGLKFYYTGHTKPVNGVKPEVFRAAILGYESAEISATGAKSDLMPPLRADTQAHLKDLRYRTIDAETIVPFDSRKPHQPCFVMAAEFDLEQNAGKEAAERHYLDTHTHIARRLPGLRNYIIGKLDPKNADRYRIAILTFDSLEALRDAYRSPIGRELVRDEEATIRNARVWRLDARVEV